A window of the Vigna angularis cultivar LongXiaoDou No.4 chromosome 3, ASM1680809v1, whole genome shotgun sequence genome harbors these coding sequences:
- the LOC108324908 gene encoding U1 small nuclear ribonucleoprotein C, with the protein MPRYYCDYCDTYLTHDSPSVRKQHNAGYKHKANVRTYYQQFEEQQTQSLIDQRIKEHLGQAAAFQQVGVAYNHLMVQRPNLPPVLPPPRLPIPGNAQVPGGQPLMPGMRPPVFPRPLPGAPGYVSAPTMPPMLPPPGAPQVSGQLNTLPRPPSLAPPPTVPGSTAAPASNGAPSMVSSALYQANPPAPSSGGYDNYNASAQAPEGNH; encoded by the exons ATGCCTCG GTATTACTGTGACTACTGCGACACCTATTTGACCCATGATTCT CCATCTGTTAGAAAGCAGCACAATGCAGGTTACAAACACAAG GCAAATGTGAGAACCTACTACCAGCAATTTGAAGAACAACAAACACAGAGTTTAATTGATCAGAGGATCAAAGAACATCTTGGGCAAGCTGCAGCGTTTCAGCAGGTTGGTGTAGCTTATAATCATCTGATGGTTCAGAGGCCAAACCTTCCTCCTGTGTTGCCGCCACCAAGACTGCCTATTCCTGGAAATGCACAAGTACCTGGAGGCCAACCACTAATGCCAGGGATGAGACCACCTGTCTTTCCTAGACCACTTCCTGGGGCACCAG GATATGTTTCTGCACCTACGATGCCTCCAATGTTACCCCCACCTGGTGCTCCCCAGGTGTCAGGTCAACTTAATACCCTACCAAGACCCCCTTCATTAGCTCCCCCTCCAACTGTTCCTGGTAGCACTGCTGCCCCAGCTTCCAATGGTGCTCCCTCTATGGTATCATCAGCATTGTACCAAGCCAATCCACCAGCACCATCATCTGGAGGTTATGATAATTACAATGCCAGTGCTCAAGCACCTGAGGGAAATCACTGA